The Odocoileus virginianus isolate 20LAN1187 ecotype Illinois chromosome 12, Ovbor_1.2, whole genome shotgun sequence genome has a segment encoding these proteins:
- the GUCD1 gene encoding protein GUCD1 isoform X7 produces MEDCGGTPAAVVDRSQRGTGGAEDRQKSGRLVPAGPSLRQWAEVDVARPGEVAWVPFRASWDQGKEGAKPGPRLVSAGWKAGLPGAPPKGRRLPPGPGSSASERPALSRAALFSLGPAGDFVQLPVPIIQQLYHWDCGLACSRMVLRYLGQLDDAEFERALQELRLTRSIWTIDLAYLMRRFGVRHRFCTRTLGVDKGYKNQSFYRKHFDTEETRVNQLFAQAKTCKVLVEK; encoded by the exons ATGGAAGACTGTGGAGGGACCCCTGCGGCTGTTGTGGACCGAAGCCAGAGAGGGACTGGGGGGGCGGAGGACAGGCAGAAGTCGGGCAGGTTGGTGCCCGCAGGGCCGAGTCTGCGGCAGTGGGCGGAGGTGGATGTCGCAAGGCCTGGAGAAGTGGCCTGGGTTCCTTTTAGGGCCTCCTGGGACCAGGGGAAGGAGGGAGCGAAGCCTGGCCCCCGCCTGGTCTCAGCTGGATGGAAGGCAGGGCTCCCGGGCGCACCCCCGAAGGGGCGCCGCTTGCCCCCGGGGCCAGGCAGCTCGGCCAGCGAGCGGCCCGCACTCAGCCGTGCCGCCCTGTTTTCCCTGGGCCCTGCAG GCGACTTCGTGCAGCTGCCGGTGCCCATCATCCAGCAGCTCTACCACTGGGACTGTGGCCTGGCCTGCTCCAGGATGGTGCTCCG GTACCTGGGCCAGCTGGACGACGCTGAGTTCGAGAGGGCCCTGCAGGAGCTGCGGCTCACCAGGAGCATCTGGACCATCGACCTGGCCTACCTGATGCGCCGCTTCGGCGTGCGACACCGCTTCTGCACCCGGACCCTGGGCGTGGACAAGGGCTACAAGAACCAG TCCTTCTATAGGAAGCACTTTGACACAGAGGAGACCCGGGTGAACCAGCTATTTGCACAGGCCAAGACCTGCAAGGTGCTGGTGGAGAAGTG
- the SNRPD3 gene encoding small nuclear ribonucleoprotein Sm D3 encodes MSIGVPIKVLHEAEGHIVTCETNTGEVYRGKLIEAEDNMNCQMSNITVTYRDGRVAQLEQVYIRGSKIRFLILPDMLKNAPMLKSMKNKNQGSGAGRGKAAILKAQVAARGRGRGMGRGNIFQKRR; translated from the exons ATGTCTATTGGCGTGCCGATCAAAGTCCTTCACGAGGCTGAGGGTCACATCGTGACGTGTGAGACGAACACTGGCGAGGTGTATCGGGGCAAGCTCATCGAGGCAGAAGACAATATGAACTGCCAG ATGTCCAACATCACGGTCACATACAGAGACGGCCGCGTGGCTCAGCTGGAGCAGGTGTACATCCGGGGCAGCAAGATCCGCTTCCTGATTCTGCCCGACATGCTGAAGAACGCGCCCATGCTGAAGAGCATGAAGAACAAAAACCAGGGCTCGGGCGCCGGTCGGGGAAAGGCGGCCATCCTGAAGGCCCAGG TGGCTGCGAGAGGGAGAGGACGTGGAATGGGACGTGGAAACATCTTCCAGAAGCGAAGATAA